Proteins co-encoded in one Pleurodeles waltl isolate 20211129_DDA chromosome 1_2, aPleWal1.hap1.20221129, whole genome shotgun sequence genomic window:
- the HS3ST1 gene encoding heparan sulfate glucosamine 3-O-sulfotransferase 1, with protein sequence MRGGGGGERRSPDPSLSIRAHGSGSGDLTAPPARPSDLTFEAMYWVSETFLCYSKDIFLKTENCLRNWKSENSKRTSVMAAFLLWIVLIFVHPTLVSSRPMTNSLITSIDNSKKSFIKSDLINSSNITHQHLPHTIIIGVRKGGTRALLEMLSLHPDISAAESEVHFFDWEEQYNKGLEWYMKQMPFSYPHQLTVEKTPAYFTSMKVPERVHKMNESIRILLILRDPIERVLSDYTQVFHNHKQKQKLYPPVEELLLTNGEINVDYKAINRSLYYTYMQNWLKYFPLHHIHIVDGDKLIKDPFPEMEKVEKFLKLSPQINASNFYFNKTKGFYCLRDGGRDRCLHESKGRAHPHVDSVLMEKLQEHFHEPNKKFFDIVGRTFDWR encoded by the coding sequence tgactTAACATTTGAAGCTATGTATTGGGTCAGTGAAACGTTCCTATGTTATTCCAAAGACATCTTCCTGAAAACTGAAAATTGTCTACGCAACTGGAAGAGCGAAAATAGTAAAAGAACTTCTGTCATGGCAGCTTTTTTACTGTGGATTGTGCTCATTTTTGTTCATCCTACTTTGGTGTCCTCAAGGCCAATGACGAACTCGCTCATCACCTCCATTGATAACTCCAAGAAGAGTTTCATTAAAAGTGACTTGATAAACAGTTCTAACATAACTCATCAGCATTTGCCACACACAATCATTATTGGAGTGCGGAAAGGTGGAACTAGAGCCTTGTTGGAGATGCTGAGTCTTCATCCAGATATTTCAGCAGCAGAAAGTGAAGTCCATTTCTTTGACTGGGAAGAGCAATACAATAAAGGCTTAGAATGGTATATGAAACAAATGCCTTTTTCCTACCCTCATCAGCTTACTGTAGAAAAAACTCCAGCATACTTTACATCAATGAAAGTGCCTGAGAGAGTTCATAAAATGAACGAGTCCATCAGAATACTTCTTATTCTAAGAGACCCAATTGAGAGAGTTCTTTCAGATTATACTCAGGTCTTCCACaaccacaaacaaaaacagaagCTCTACCCTCCAGTAGAAGAACTTCTGTTAACAAATGGAGAAATCAACGTGGACTACAAAGCAATAAACCGAAGTTTGTACTATACTTACATGCAAAACTGGCTGAAGTATTTCCCTCTCCATCACATACACATTGTGGATGGTGACAAATTAATAAAAGATCCCTTCCCAGAGATGGAGAAGGTAGAAAAGTTCTTAAAGTTATCCCCACAAATAAATGCATCAAACTTTTACTTCAATAAGACAAAAGGGTTTTATTGTTTAAGAGATGGTGGACGGGATCGCTGTCTGCATGAGTCGAAAGGAAGGGCACATCCACATGTGGACTCTGTGTTAATGGAAAAATTACAAGAACACTTCCATGAACCCAATAAGAAATTTTTTGATATTGTTGGTCGGACATTTGACTGGCGCTAA